The genomic segment TTGTATACAGTAGGTTTTAATTTCTAAAAAAGGTTTTTATAAATCCTGTCTTTTTAAGCATCTTCCTCTGGGTTCATCGCCTTCACGAAGTACTATATCCGAATGTAGAAACTGAGCGGCATCAGCAGAATCTTTCACTTTAACAGCACTTCGCTCCAGCATTTCGGCTTCAAATTCAGTTAAAACACTTTTCCTGATTCCGGCAGATCTCCATTGAGAGAAAGGTCTGCAGCCTTTTGTAATAGTGCGGGCGAGAGATAAGGCATCCAAAAGCGCCTGATTAGCTCCCTGACCTTTAAACGGACTCATTGGGTGAGCGGCATCACCAATAAGAGTTGCCTGACCTGCATTATTAAGCAAATCTGGTTTCAGTAATTCTCTGTCGTAAACAGGATATCCTGAAATAAGTGTTTCCTGAGTTGCAGCTAAAATTTGCGGGATTGGTTCGTGCCATTGTGTTCTTCGGCAGGCTTCTTCTTTTAAGGCTTGTGGACCTTGTGCACTTAAAATTTTAGCATCTTCTTCTGTCATCGGAAAACTAAGCTGCCACATGACAGAATCGGCTTTATAAGGCATTATGTAAATTCGTTCGTTGCCATTGGCAGTTTGAAATACCGTAGCAGAATCTAAGAGCGAACTATTAAGATTTTCAAGTGCTGAAAGTGGGCAAATACCCAATATTACAATGCATCCTAAATAACGTAAAGGTGCTGTATTTTCATCAATAAGCAGTTTTCTAACCGAACTGCGAATACCATCGGCCCCCACAACAAGATCAGCTTTAAAATTCTTGATTTCTCCTTTTACATTAAAAGTCAGATTAAGACTTTCATCATCCGTTTTTTCAAAGTTTAACAGCTGATGTCCCCATTTTACAGTATCGTGTCCGCCGGTTTGTTCAAGTAAAGCCAGTCGCAAAGATTGTCTTGCAATGTGAATATTGGTGCGTTTAGGCGATGTTTTGATATCAGACTGAAGCCATTTTCTAATTCCCCATTCGCCAATTACTTTTCCCTCAGTTGTATGAACCAAATGCCTTGTAGAAATAACGCCTTCGTCAAGCGAAAAAATTCCCAATCCTTCAATCGCTTTACTGGCTTGTTGTAAAGTGAGTCCGTAACCCTGAGATCGGGAACTAAACTCATCATCACGTTCAAAAAGAGTAAAAGGAATTCCGCGATGCAAGCAGGCAGCAGCAAGTGCAGTTCCGCCAATGCCGGCGCCAATAATAGCTACGTGAGGATAGTTTTCGGTATCTGGTTCAGGATTATGAACCGAAAGAAGTAAACCAGAACCGCTGCATTTAGAACATGGAGATAAATATCCTTTTGGACGAACAGGCTCTGTACCTTCGCCTTTTGTTTTTTCAAATTGTTCAAGTGCCGTTTGATATTGCAATCTCACTTTCTTGCTCAGTCTTTTGCTTTTTTTGCCACGTCCAAGACATTCAGGACACATAGTCCAGTTTGCAATTTCATTTTCTACAGTTTTCCCGATCACTTTAATTTTGACTTTTGTTCTTTTAAATAATTTAACATGAATGCTTTATGTTTTTTGATTCCTGTTATTTACAAAAGGCGTGCAAATTTAAGACAAAAGTTTCTATGATAAAAAATGCTGAATGTTTTTTGCAATTCTTTAGAAAAATAAAATCAGGTTTTAAATTATAACCTGGCTGGCTTTTTTTATTGAAAGTTTTATGAGTTCGCAAAAAAAAACATATTCTGTAAGTATTTTAATCTTAAAATTAATTTTGAAGCCTGTCTTTAATTAAAATGCTGTATTTATTAAGTACTGAAAGGGTTAGATTTTTTGAAAAAAATGAAAAAGTAAAAAAAAGTATTATTTGATTTTTATAGATTTGTAGATTCTATGATTTTCCAAAAAGAATTAAATTGGAAAGCAATTATTAATATAATGACAATGAAATCCGTTACCTCAATATTTTTATTTTTAATTTTCGGTTATTCAAATTGTTACTCTCAATTGAGCTCAGATCAAATATGGGAAAGCTTTAAACAAGGA from the Flavobacterium sp. genome contains:
- a CDS encoding NAD(P)/FAD-dependent oxidoreductase codes for the protein MCPECLGRGKKSKRLSKKVRLQYQTALEQFEKTKGEGTEPVRPKGYLSPCSKCSGSGLLLSVHNPEPDTENYPHVAIIGAGIGGTALAAACLHRGIPFTLFERDDEFSSRSQGYGLTLQQASKAIEGLGIFSLDEGVISTRHLVHTTEGKVIGEWGIRKWLQSDIKTSPKRTNIHIARQSLRLALLEQTGGHDTVKWGHQLLNFEKTDDESLNLTFNVKGEIKNFKADLVVGADGIRSSVRKLLIDENTAPLRYLGCIVILGICPLSALENLNSSLLDSATVFQTANGNERIYIMPYKADSVMWQLSFPMTEEDAKILSAQGPQALKEEACRRTQWHEPIPQILAATQETLISGYPVYDRELLKPDLLNNAGQATLIGDAAHPMSPFKGQGANQALLDALSLARTITKGCRPFSQWRSAGIRKSVLTEFEAEMLERSAVKVKDSADAAQFLHSDIVLREGDEPRGRCLKRQDL